Genomic window (Diabrotica undecimpunctata isolate CICGRU chromosome 6, icDiaUnde3, whole genome shotgun sequence):
TTCtggaaaaaaaattgacaaaatttattagtttttcaaaaatttgataTTAATCTGGGTTTTTAGATGAAAATTCCATGATGGGCAATGCGGGTGTTTTCCTTGAAGAACCTGTCTTAGCAGATGAAGATAATAGATCAAGTCCTGCACCTTCACTGTCCTTCTGTGAACCGAATGTTCGAAAGACTTTGGAAGAAGTTATTGATCAAGTATGTGGGATTGATGACGACGACAAAGGTTATCTGGAATATCCAGGTAATGAGGAGGCGTTTGATGATAGTGACGCGGACCCAGATTATATACAAGAAAGTGATACCGACTCCGATAATCACATCCCAAAGAAAAAGCTGCAAAAAGATATAACAGCACTTATTGCACATGAGTCAGGAAgagaaatcttaaaaaataaaccTGGACGAAAATCGCTAAAAAATGAAACTAGGCGAATTCGTGAGGAACGAAAGCAGAACAGAAACCTTGGGTTATCGTACACCACGAAAAGTGGGAAGGTTATAAAATCACGGACATGTCAGGAGCTATTAGGTTGCCGCTTAAAATGCAAAGACAGGATAACTGAAGAAAAACGACAGgaaattttcaaagaatattGGTCTTTAGCGAGCTTTAACAAACGCGTGACTTTTATAGCTAGGCTTATAACAACAGACGGAAAGAAAACCACAAAAcgtaaattagaaaacaaaaaacataaaaataggctTCTGTCACACAAATATTTTTTACCACTAAATGGTCAACTACTAGTTAACGTTTGTCAAAGTTGTTTCCTAAAAACTTTTAACGAAACAAAACGGTTTCTAACCGATGTGACAAAAAACAAGATTTCTTCAGCTTCTGTATTGCCACATGATGATTTGCGAGGTCTTGCCTCACCATCTAACAAAAATCCCGAACAAGATATTCAATTAGTAAGAGTTCACATTAGATCAATCCCAATGTATGAGAGTCACTATTGTCGTCGTGACTCATCAAAGATATATCTTCCTCATTACTATACCTTAACAAGAATGTATGAAGAATACAAAAAATGGCTACCTCACGAGAAAACCCCAGTATCGAAATTCAAATATCAAGAAGTATTCCATTCCAtggaaataaaaatcaaacagcCTAAAAAGGATACCTGCGCTACATGCGATAAATATCATATTCTCCTGAAAACAACTAAGGGTGCACAAAAAATGCAAGAAATTCAAAATCTTCTTGATAATCACCAACAAGAAGCATCAAACGCTTATGAGGCTAAGCGTATAGATAAATGCTGCGTTAGAAAATGAATCAAAAATCATTTATACGTTTGATTTGCAACAGTGTCTCCCCACACCTGATCTTCAGACTTCAATAGCATTCTATAAAAGGCAGTTGTGGACCTTTAATTTAACATTATATAGATTTAATGATAATCAAGCAATGTGTTTTATGTGGCATGAGGGCGTAGCTGGACAAATTGCTTGGGTGCAAATCAGATTGCGTCATGCTTATACAAGCAGATTTCACATATTTCACCTGAAATAAAAGAGATCACCTTATATTCTGATACATGTGCAGGACAAAACAAGAATCCTTTTCTACCTGCAATGTTCATGATGGTTTTAAAAGAGAATCCCAATCTATCATACATTAACCACAAATTTCTTGTTCCTGGTCACACCCACATGAAGTGTGATTCAGATCACGCAATTATagagaaaaaaaagaaaagatatccATGTTCGATAGAACACCCAAGAGACTGGATGAATTTGGTAAGACTATGTGGAAATAAGCGAACTTTTTTAGTTAGTGAAATGTGCAGATCGGATTTTCTTGAGTTTTCTTCTTTGTATAAGAATGTCCttcaacaaagaaaaattaacaacTTAGGAGAAAAAGTCATGTGGAAACAAATGAAATGGTTGAGATTTTTACAGAATCCTGGTGTCCTTGAATACAAAAGTAGCCTAAATGTAGACGAACCATTTAAAAGCGTATGTTTTTTAAGAAAAGGTAATACGTGGCCTAAAAACATAAAAACTCCTCTGTCATATAAAGGTCCCAATCCAATAAACATCGATAAAAAAAAGAACTTGATAGAGCTATTGCCTTATATTTCAGAAACATTTCAtgatttttatagaaatttaacTACGAAGGAGGATATACCAAATACGTTACCCGAGGATGAAAATAGTAGTGACGAGGAGAGTGTACACacagaaattgaaatttttaaaaattaaataaacttttacattGTATTTGACTATAAATGTACCCCctacgataaatcaacaataattataGTTTTGAAatcttgttatttgtaaaatcaaatcaaaatgtatattttcactttcacatttttttatttataattaataattagattTGTTACTATATCTTCCGGAAGGGCTTTTGTTCTTTAataaataattgtgaaaagtgatatgtcatattttttttttaaaaattgtacaacTAGGTCCTTTTTACTAGTAGATCTATTTTAATCCAACAAATTCAAAGCCATTTCCAAAAATTGTTTAACGAAAATATCTTATTTGTATCCGTAACAAcaatattaaatttgaaaaaactataattgcgtttttctcgaaacttAAAATTTAGACTTATACCACTTTTCTCCAACACCCGCCTATTATGGAACCTAGAGGGATTCCATTATCTAATGTTCTTGTTGAGATTTTAAGGGCATTTATCCTGATTTATATTGAtcgattatttaataaattttttcttcttcttcctttgccctatccgtttcggacgttggctattaacaaggctattttgactttgtttacggcacctctgaacagttcggtcgatgttagtccgaaccattgtcgcagtttatgcatccatgagtgtcgtcttcttcccggtcccctcctactgtcgattcttcctttgACTATTAattgtagcagccggtacttagtatgcctcatgacatgtccgaagtactcaagcttccgtttatttacggtgaagattatttctttgcttttgcctattctctgcattacttccacgttagtgatgtggtctgtccaggatatccgaataatacggcgatatatccacagctcaaaggattctagtttcttcagggtggcttccgttgtggtccatgcctctgctccatagaacaaggccgggaagacataacaattgaccagtcttaattttagttccattgagattttgcttgtgaaccactttttcatattgttgaacgcgtttcgctctttttcaattcgtgatcttatttctgttgactggtcccattttgtgttgactgtggttccaaggtatgtgtatgtctccacttgttctatttttcggttgtttaatgtcaattgcatccgatgttgttgtgttctgctgatgagcatgcatttagttttggttgtattgagttgtaaaccatattcttgacttgctgtgtgtatgctttgcatgagtctttgaagctcttTGCAGTCATtcgcgataataactgtgtcgtcagcatatctaatattattgattacctctccgtttactttgataccctctgaaacaacttctcccagtgcttctctgaagatttgttcagagtatatattgaacggGAGCGACGAGAGGACGCATCCATATCGTACatcctttttaatatctatcttcccactgtgtaagttgcccatctttatctcagcactttggttacaatagagactggttattatgcgcagatccttgccatcaatatgcatcttcctgagcatttccataagtttatcatgtttgaccttgtcaaacgccttggagaagtcgatgaagcacaagtggacgtccttgtgcatgtctctgcatctttgaattaaaacttgcagactgaagattgcctctcttgtgcccaatgcccttcggaatccgaactgtgactccgatatatttgcttcgcatttgttatatattctattgtgtatgattttggtaaaaactttggtaatgtgatttatcaagcttattaagcggtgttgatcacagtgttttgcacttggtgttttaggtatggctacaaaggttgatcgaagccattcctccggaatctcccctttgtcataaaaggtgttaaaaaggcctgtcagaaaatcgagaaAGTTGTCATCCGTTTCacataggagttttatgatctcgccctgtatgttgtcgggacctggtgttttgtcgttttatagCGATGAAATGgattttccacttcagaccttagtatttcgagtccagtcatgtcgtcatcttggtccactgtcgctctgcgtttatcgttaaaaagtcgttctacgtaatctttccatgtgtcaatgagcttcaagttgtctgatataaggttaccgcctgcgtctattagtgtcgggtggggattattggttttctttttagttgttaattctttgatctttttgtgcatgttgtggtagtcatatcttctgtcgcactcttcgatttcatcgcatttctccttcagccagcgttccttcgcttcctttatctttgtttttatattgtgacttgtttcttgaaacttcacttgatttttgcatttgtgttgtcttatttcttccatcatatcaaggatttcatccgtcatccattctttcttctttacgcgcttctgtaacagaagtgtcttgtttgtcatttcaacagctctttttatttcttcccatttagcaactgcgtcttgtgcgggttcacaataaattttttacaaatgCTAATATGTTACCTTGAATCACATTATCGCTTAGATTTTTCAAAATGACGTGTCTCTAAGTTCTCTCAGTAGCTTggcttacataaaaaaatattgcaatcaattttttgattcttttttttaaatattggtgGTATATCATCTGGTTCAGCGTAGGTGTTATTTAAATcataaatagaatagaatagaatagaaatatgctttattgtcacaaATATCACAaactaaaacataataaaatatacagtccattgcaaaatttcactaaattgcaaattgcataataaaaccttacgaactagtttacgaataagtttaagctgctgcatgtgatacccaaatatacagtgtgtcaattttaaaacttacagtgggctatatctcacgaacaaaagctgataacGAAAGAtacttgaaaccgtttctaggatagtaagggggaactaaaatgacatgcaaATGAACTCAtccccatcaaccccctaggcctcacccaccacaaccaaaaaagtttaaattgcaaacccctacttgtgatacatcatcaAAAAGAccataaaaaatgctatccaatggtaaattaaatggaaaatttaatgaggttttttaaaaaaaaattgaagtagcttctgcaatgtgttattatACTGAGGCCAaacagataccgtattgctcttttttgtaatttaaaaataacatcagattgagcagctgtactagaaccccaaaaaggaaggccatatcgaagatgagactcgaacaaagaaaagtatgttattttggaacatgctaaattgatttccttcgaaacagatcttattacatagcaggctgaggctagtttcttacttaacaaatggatataaagggaccatttaaggttgctgtctataaagataccaagaaattttactgaatcaacgatactgatctggcacgatactaataattatttattttttattaaaaataaaatatttttactttatcaGTTTACTGATACTATCTTTTGACCATCTACCTCAGTGGGAAATACCTCAGTTGTATGtatggataattttttttaattgtacttTGTAAGATTCTACATGAGTACTTGATAATGTTGTTAACAATAACTCAATAACAAACAAACAGGGTTTTATATCCGTTTAGTCCATTTATTGTAATAACATCATATTTACAAACCATTCTAtagtgctttgttgtttttttagcACCCGGTGTTGTTAAAACATTTTTCGCTTCTTTAATTTCACTTATTCGTCTATTGTATTCATCACAGATCCGCTGACATCCATGATAACACTTTTTACATAAATTCACTACAAGTAATTTCAGCACGAGAACAGAAATGAAGTAAACAATACACGTAACCTACTGCAACAACTTGTActtctcatttctaagtatgtacCCCAAATATGCtatctttctccttttaatggtagtcaaaagttctctgtttcttcccattctgtgcaagaccatttcgttcgtaatataatcagtccatggtatttttaaaacTCTTCTAAAAATCtgcatctcaaaagcttccagctttTGAGAGGTGGATTGTTAGATAGATGTTAGATAAtgttctcattaagtcaacattaacaatTCAAGCTTAGGTACCATAACATAGAATAGaatggatataacattttaccatccgatatcggatttgcagattgagtctttggtttcttagaaatttcctcatcttcaaacaggctgctcttgattgctgcTCTATTCTTGATCGAATTTCTGATTTTGGATTTAGATCTtcagtaatccagactcctaagtacttCATTTTGTCTACTtgttcaatattttcattttttatctggatccttgttatGAGTTCACGACTCTTACTGATAAcctggtttttgttttctttatgtttattggtaaataaaactgttccccagtatcacaatTTGTGTTTTGTAGCATCTGCAGGTCTttactttcagcgataatgactgtaccGTCAgcataacgaatgttatttatatttttaccatttatcttgatcccttctgtgcAGTTTTTAAGTGCTTGTGTAAATTACTTTtcggagtatatattaaatagtaatggtaaaAGTACACAGCCTAGTCTCACACCTCTACTTttctgttgcgcatccgtgctatttctATTTAATGTTACCACAGcttgttggttccaatagagatttctcactatttcCTCAGTGGGAAATACCTCAGTTGTATGt
Coding sequences:
- the LOC140443127 gene encoding LOW QUALITY PROTEIN: uncharacterized protein (The sequence of the model RefSeq protein was modified relative to this genomic sequence to represent the inferred CDS: inserted 2 bases in 1 codon; deleted 2 bases in 1 codon) codes for the protein MMGNAGVFLEEPVLADEDNRSSPAPSLSFCEPNVRKTLEEVIDQVCGIDDDDKGYLEYPGNEEAFDDSDADPDYIQESDTDSDNESGREILKNKPGRKSLKNETRRIREERKQNRNLGLSYTTKSGKVIKSRTCQELLGCRLKCKDRITEEKRQEIFKEYWSLASFNKRVTFIARLITTDGKKTTKRKLENKKHKNRLLSHKYFLPLNGQLLVNVCQSCFLKTFNETKRFLTDVTKNKISSASVLPHDDLRGLASPSNKNPEQDIQLVRVHIRSIPMYESHYCRRDSSKIYLPHYYTLTRMYEEYKKWLPHEKTPVSKFKYQEVFHSMEIKIKQPKKDTCATCDKYHILLKTTKGAQKMQEIQNLLDNHQQEASNAYEAKRIDKXAALENESKIIYTFDLQQCLPTPDLQTSIAFYKRQLWTFNLTLYRFNDNQAMCFMWHEGVAGQCLGANQIASCLYKQISHISPEIKEITLYSDTCAGQNKNPFLPAMFMMVLKENPNLSYINHKFLVPGHTHMKCDSDHAIIEKKKKRYPCSIEHPRDWMNLVRLCGNKRTFLVSEMCRSDFLEFSSLYKNVLQQRKINNLGEKVMWKQMKWLRFLQNPGVLEYKSSLNVDEPFKSVCFLRKGNTWPKNIKTPLSYKGPNPINIDKKKNLIELLPYISETFHDFYRNLTTKEDIPNTLPEDENSSDEESVIKYEQLHWIPRVFTLKFSPRSKTFKFSDVPCRSCKICLLFHAHFLKLNEPDNDSDSDRSVLEHDEHIQEYNIADVEPTPAAPEPRSQH